From a region of the Pseudanabaena sp. ABRG5-3 genome:
- a CDS encoding glycosyltransferase produces MNDKSKLKVYFYCFPPTLNGYGDYTSGYHYYQHGTVCLGEGLKTLGIEFYANVNFWLPSPEEPFLFRYDPNVTPDDCDIVIINDAWWERQDQFAKSLCDIPHLLRKDRPHQTILIDLSDDVPRRNFLDPQLAQFDHYFKSHISKSTPVFPNAHPFPFGLSNRIIQELEHVPPFSQRQHNLLVNSRVFLNGDHSLRNYIQKHFLPKISSIIPLESKVIADARDRGAYHALQWAQASGRHNPGYYELLMSTSTCSSFGGYFISPFPQHPHTILGRACRKTITKLGWKTHRLVQWDSWRLWESWAAGCVPIHLDFDKYGFVLPVMPENWKHYLGIDLDNLDRSIETIAQNLDRLPEISAAGRAWALEHYSPVAIAKRFLATVGIK; encoded by the coding sequence TAAAAGTCTATTTCTATTGCTTCCCACCAACGCTGAATGGTTATGGAGACTATACTTCAGGGTATCACTACTATCAACATGGAACTGTATGTTTGGGAGAAGGACTAAAGACCTTAGGCATTGAATTTTATGCAAATGTCAATTTTTGGCTGCCATCACCCGAAGAACCATTTCTATTTCGTTATGATCCCAACGTAACACCCGATGACTGCGATATTGTCATCATCAATGATGCTTGGTGGGAAAGACAGGATCAATTTGCAAAATCCCTATGTGACATTCCCCATTTACTGCGAAAAGATCGTCCCCACCAAACCATCCTCATCGATCTCTCCGATGATGTTCCTCGCCGCAATTTTCTCGATCCGCAGCTAGCCCAATTTGACCATTATTTTAAATCGCATATCTCCAAATCCACTCCCGTATTTCCTAATGCCCATCCATTTCCTTTTGGCTTATCCAACAGAATTATTCAAGAATTAGAACATGTACCACCCTTTAGTCAACGGCAGCATAATTTATTAGTTAATTCCCGTGTATTTCTCAACGGCGATCATTCGTTGCGAAACTACATTCAGAAACACTTTTTACCCAAAATCAGTTCCATTATTCCCTTAGAGTCAAAAGTAATTGCGGATGCTCGCGATCGCGGAGCCTATCATGCCTTGCAATGGGCGCAGGCTAGTGGTAGACATAATCCTGGATACTATGAACTTTTAATGTCAACTAGTACCTGTAGCAGTTTTGGTGGTTACTTTATCTCTCCATTTCCTCAGCATCCTCACACAATTTTAGGTAGAGCCTGTCGTAAAACAATTACGAAGTTAGGATGGAAAACCCACCGACTAGTCCAATGGGATAGTTGGCGCTTGTGGGAATCTTGGGCGGCAGGATGTGTTCCTATTCATTTAGATTTTGATAAATATGGTTTTGTACTTCCTGTCATGCCCGAAAATTGGAAACATTACCTTGGGATCGATCTCGATAATCTTGATCGCTCCATTGAGACCATTGCCCAAAATCTTGATCGCTTGCCCGAAATTTCTGCCGCAGGTCGAGCATGGGCGCTAGAGCATTATTCACCTGTAGCGATCGCCAAGCGTTTCTTGGCAACTGTAGGCATCAAGTGA